One window from the genome of Echinicola vietnamensis DSM 17526 encodes:
- a CDS encoding glycosyltransferase — protein MDVPLVSVIVICHNHGDYVFEALNSVLSQEYPSLEMIIVDNGSQDGSIDKIKTWLWMNDKERSVKSFLYEHPINYCEAFNEALETAQGDYVIDLSGDDVLIPSHLEKSVQALRQCPEAGLCSSNANLINEEGKHIDTFFPVNQKGHVMGQVPEGEVYERVVMRYCVCTPTIVFDSVKLKQIGGYNEALVYEDFDIMTRLARKYPFAFSDHIGVNKRIHGKAFSRQQYKTKSSSMLDSTVKVCKNIAIMNRTGFERKALIYRCVHEAKHALASANFGPADELLHLAESLGANGLAVKLLRLWHGMKLDVSFLYERLKKL, from the coding sequence ATGGATGTACCATTGGTCAGTGTAATTGTCATTTGCCATAATCATGGCGATTATGTTTTTGAGGCGTTAAATAGTGTTTTGAGCCAAGAATATCCGTCCCTGGAAATGATCATAGTGGATAACGGGAGTCAGGACGGCAGCATAGACAAGATCAAAACCTGGCTTTGGATGAATGATAAGGAGCGATCGGTAAAGAGCTTTCTTTACGAACATCCTATTAACTACTGCGAGGCTTTTAATGAGGCCCTGGAAACAGCACAAGGGGATTACGTGATCGATTTGTCGGGAGATGATGTCTTGATCCCTAGTCATTTAGAAAAATCAGTTCAGGCACTGAGGCAATGCCCGGAGGCCGGCCTTTGCTCCAGCAATGCCAACCTGATAAACGAGGAAGGGAAGCATATCGATACTTTTTTTCCAGTAAACCAAAAAGGACATGTCATGGGGCAGGTGCCTGAGGGAGAGGTGTATGAGCGGGTCGTTATGCGATATTGTGTGTGCACTCCTACGATCGTATTTGATAGTGTCAAGCTAAAGCAGATTGGAGGGTATAATGAAGCCTTGGTTTATGAGGACTTTGATATTATGACCCGACTCGCCCGAAAATATCCGTTTGCATTTAGCGATCACATCGGCGTAAATAAACGGATACATGGAAAGGCATTTTCCCGCCAGCAGTACAAGACCAAATCTTCATCAATGCTTGACTCTACCGTAAAGGTCTGCAAAAACATTGCAATCATGAACAGGACGGGTTTTGAGCGGAAGGCCTTGATCTATCGGTGCGTGCATGAGGCCAAGCATGCCCTGGCATCAGCCAATTTTGGCCCTGCAGATGAGTTGCTCCATCTTGCCGAAAGCCTTGGAGCCAATGGATTGGCCGTTAAGCTTTTAAGGCTATGGCATGGGATGAAGCTTGATGTTTCGTTTTTGTATGAAAGGTTGAAAAAGTTATGA